A window of Enoplosus armatus isolate fEnoArm2 chromosome 3, fEnoArm2.hap1, whole genome shotgun sequence contains these coding sequences:
- the LOC139282598 gene encoding deoxynucleotidyltransferase terminal-interacting protein 1, whose translation MGAHRSEGGRDWLEQDGTEQPEQSPKPWNLMIKHRQIHRRGRRSHMTVSYTDPQVSMDLLRAVLQPSFNDDIMAVFRKYQKFFEKAAENVKENVGDDIQTDQLIREASRNVLEHAKQLFPEGEMKKAGSEVAIKRSRAADEDYSQRGSPLLKKRRTRPGAAVVSDRPHTFSTQVKLKSDPIKREGPKWDPSRLNDSSTFVLGSRANKALGMGGTRGRIYIKHADLFKYAADAKDKQWLAERHHMRATGGKMAYLLIEEDIQDLSRSDEYKDCPDVRMDELKPFSVPLWMVEKMQRAMEAQRDADL comes from the exons ATGGGAGCCCACCGCAGTGAGGGAGGCCGGGACTGGCTGGAGCAGGATGGGACGGAGCAGCCGGAGCAGAGCCCG aagccGTGGAACTTGAtgatcaaacacagacagattcaCAGACGAGGACGACGCTCACACATGACAGTCAG ttacaCTGATCCTCAGGTGTCCATGGACCTGTTGAGGGCGGTGCTTCAACCCAGCTTCAATGATGACATCATGGCTGTCTTCAGGAAGTACCAGAAG ttcTTTGAGAAAGCGGCGGAGAACGTGAAGGAGAACGTTGGAGACGATATTCAGACAGATCAGCTGATCAGAGAGGCCTCCAGGAACGTTCTGGAACAT GCCAAACAGCTGTTTCCAGAGGGTGAGATGAAGAAGGCGGGGTCCGAGGTTGCCATCAAG AGGTCcagagctgctgatgaggactACAGTCAGAGAGGAAGCCCCCTCCTCAAGAAG AGGAGGACTCGTCCAGGTGCGGCGGTGGTCTCTGATCGACCTCACACCTTCTCCACTCA AGTGAAGCTCAAGTCTGATCCCATCAAGAGAGAAGGTCCAAAG TGGGATCCGTCCAGACTGAACGACAGCAGCACATTTGTCCTCGGCTCCAGAGCCAACAA GGCACTGGGCATGGGCGGGACCAGAGGACGCATCTACATCAAACATGCTGATCTGTTTaag tatgCAGCAGATGCAAAGGATAAGCAGTGGTTGGCAGAGAGACACCACATGAGAGCGACAGGAGGGAAGATG gcctACCTGCTGATCGAGGAGGACATCCAGGATTTGTCTCGCAGTGACGAGTACAA ggactGTCCAGATGTCAGGATGGACGAGTTGAAACCGTTCTCAGTTCCTCTGTGGATGGTGGAGAAGATGCAGAGAGCTATGGAGGCTCAGAGGGacgctgacctctga
- the polr2j gene encoding DNA-directed RNA polymerase II subunit RPB11-a isoform X2 — protein sequence MNAPPAFESFLLFEGEKKQLLKDPQVLFAGYKVPHPLEHKIVIRVQTTPDYSPQEAFTNAITDLISELSLLEERFRVAIKDKQEGIE from the exons ATGAACGCCCCTCCCGCCTTCGAGTCGTTTCTTTTGTttgagggggagaaaaag cAGTTGTTGAAGGATCCTCAGGTTCTGTTTGCAGGTTATAAAGTTCCTCATCCTCTAGAACACAAGATCGTCATCAGAGTGCAGACCACACCTGACTACAGtccacag gAAGCGTTTACGAACGCCATCACTGACCTTATCAGCGAGctctctctgctggaggaaCGCTTCAGAGTCGCCATCAAGGACAAACAGGAAGGGATCGAGTGA
- the polr2j gene encoding DNA-directed RNA polymerase II subunit RPB11-a isoform X1, which yields MNAPPAFESFLLFEGEKKISITKDTKVPNACLFTLNKEDHTLGNIIRAQLLKDPQVLFAGYKVPHPLEHKIVIRVQTTPDYSPQEAFTNAITDLISELSLLEERFRVAIKDKQEGIE from the exons ATGAACGCCCCTCCCGCCTTCGAGTCGTTTCTTTTGTttgagggggagaaaaagatcAGCATCACTAAAGATACGAAGGTCCCGAACGCGTGTTTGTTCACGCTGAACAAGGAGGACCACACGCTGGGGAACATCATCCGAGC ccAGTTGTTGAAGGATCCTCAGGTTCTGTTTGCAGGTTATAAAGTTCCTCATCCTCTAGAACACAAGATCGTCATCAGAGTGCAGACCACACCTGACTACAGtccacag gAAGCGTTTACGAACGCCATCACTGACCTTATCAGCGAGctctctctgctggaggaaCGCTTCAGAGTCGCCATCAAGGACAAACAGGAAGGGATCGAGTGA
- the ube2c gene encoding ubiquitin-conjugating enzyme E2 C, with translation MASQNMDPAAVAASSTAALKGSESGGSAARGSVSKRLQQELMTLMMSGDKGISAFPESDNLFKWIGTIDGAQGTVYEGLRYRLSLEFPAGYPYQAPRVKFVTSCFHPNVDEQGFICLDILKDKWSALYDVRSILLSIQSLLGEPNNESPLNTTAAELWDDQEAFKAHLHSTFQK, from the exons ATGGCCTCCCAGAACATGGACCCCGCAGCGGTAGCAGCTTCCTCGACAGCCGCTCTGAAGGGCAGTGAGAGCGGCGGCAGCGCGGCCAGAGGCTCGGTCTCCAAACG gttaCAGCAGGAGCTCATGACTCTGatg ATGTCAGGTGATAAGGGGATCTCAGCGTTTCCAGAATCGGATAATCTCTTCAAATGGATCGGGACCATCGACGGAGCTCAGGGGACG gtgtaCGAGGGCCTCAGGTACAGGTTGTCTCTGGAGTTCCCGGCTGGTTATCCGTATCAGGCTCCTCGTGTGAAGTTTGTCACTTCGTGTTTTCATCCCAACGTGGATGAACAAGGTTTTATCTGTCTCGACATCCTGAAGGACAAATGGTCGGCACTCTACGACGTCCGCTCCATCCTGCTGTCCATCCAGAGCCTGCTCGGAG AACCAAACAATGAGAGTCCTCTGAACACGACTGCTGCTGAACTCTGGGACGATCAGGAAG cCTTTAAAGCTCATCTACACTCGACCTTCCAGAAGTGA